From Vreelandella neptunia, the proteins below share one genomic window:
- a CDS encoding macro domain-containing protein — MSDKSRISVQCLVGDIAQQPDVDAVVNAANAQLRTGGGVAGALHRAAGPGLAEEGQSMAPIKPGQAVLTGGHNLPNRWVIHCLGPVYGTDKPEDQLLADCYRNALKLADEQGIKRLAFPALSTGAFGYPAEEAAQVCAATLEAVIPSLHKVRLIRFVLFNEAARHTLHQSLAQRLTIDPSSVAIGSKS, encoded by the coding sequence ATGAGCGACAAGAGCAGAATTAGCGTGCAGTGTTTGGTGGGTGATATTGCCCAACAGCCCGATGTAGACGCTGTGGTTAATGCCGCCAATGCGCAATTGAGAACCGGCGGCGGCGTTGCCGGAGCGCTTCATCGCGCCGCTGGGCCCGGCCTGGCCGAAGAGGGGCAGTCAATGGCGCCCATCAAGCCGGGCCAAGCGGTACTCACCGGCGGTCATAACCTGCCCAACCGCTGGGTAATTCACTGTCTGGGACCGGTATACGGTACCGACAAGCCGGAGGATCAGTTGCTAGCGGACTGCTACCGCAATGCGCTGAAACTCGCCGACGAGCAAGGTATTAAGCGGCTGGCTTTCCCAGCACTGTCTACTGGCGCTTTCGGCTATCCGGCGGAAGAAGCCGCACAAGTGTGTGCGGCTACCCTCGAAGCCGTAATACCCAGCTTGCATAAAGTGCGCCTGATCCGCTTTGTGCTGTTTAACGAAGCGGCCCGGCATACTCTCCATCAATCCCTGGCTCAACGCTTAACCATCGACCCGTCATCGGTGGCGATAGGCTCTAAATCCTAA